One window of the Shewanella maritima genome contains the following:
- a CDS encoding ZrgA family zinc uptake protein gives MNFKVPTLVAAMICAPTAFAADKHVHDQGEVFIINEGKQWNVQFNIPAINAFGFEHRAEDKQQQAAVTKFAKLVQTANDVVSLNASCKLVSATDNVEKQFALAAHAHDKHDDKHEHHDHDKHDHDKHEHHDHDKHDHDKHDHDKHEHHDHDKHDHDKHEHHDHDKHDHDKHEHHDHDKHDEHNHADAEFSYVFECDKSVTSAEFNLFKSLPTLTLLEAQWIVGSAQGAKPLTPQASSISFK, from the coding sequence ATGAATTTTAAAGTCCCTACACTTGTTGCTGCAATGATTTGCGCACCTACTGCATTTGCTGCTGATAAGCACGTACACGACCAAGGTGAAGTTTTTATCATCAATGAAGGCAAGCAGTGGAATGTGCAGTTTAATATTCCTGCCATTAACGCATTTGGTTTCGAGCACCGCGCTGAAGATAAACAGCAACAAGCAGCTGTGACTAAGTTTGCCAAACTGGTTCAAACCGCAAATGATGTGGTCAGCCTAAATGCTAGCTGCAAGCTCGTGTCAGCGACAGATAATGTGGAAAAACAATTTGCTTTAGCTGCACATGCTCACGATAAACATGATGACAAGCACGAGCATCATGACCACGATAAGCATGACCATGACAAACACGAGCACCATGATCACGATAAGCATGATCACGATAAGCATGACCATGACAAACACGAGCACCATGACCACGATAAGCATGATCATGACAAGCACGAGCATCATGACCACGATAAGCATGATCATGACAAACACGAGCATCATGACCACGATAAGCATGACGAACATAATCATGCCGATGCAGAGTTTAGCTATGTATTTGAGTGTGATAAGTCAGTTACGTCAGCAGAATTTAACTTGTTTAAGTCATTGCCAACATTAACTCTGCTAGAAGCGCAGTGGATTGTGGGAAGTGCCCAAGGAGCGAAACCATTAACTCCTCAGGCAAGTTCGATTAGCTTTAAATAG